In Bacteroidales bacterium, one DNA window encodes the following:
- a CDS encoding heavy-metal-associated domain-containing protein, with translation MENLKFRTSLKCNGCVNAITPWLSNINEIKSWNVDLNSIDKVLEIEANEDISDQVIENIKKAGYEISRLPA, from the coding sequence ATGGAAAATTTGAAATTCCGGACAAGCTTGAAATGCAATGGCTGCGTTAACGCAATCACTCCATGGCTCAGCAATATTAATGAGATTAAATCCTGGAATGTTGATCTTAACAGTATTGACAAGGTTCTTGAAATTGAAGCGAATGAAGATATAAGTGACCAGGTAATTGAAAACATAAAAAAAGCCGGCTACGAGATCAGCCGGCTTCCTGCATAA
- a CDS encoding copper-translocating P-type ATPase has protein sequence MTDVTKISVPVLGLACAACAGSVQSLLESTEGVVSASVNYGNKTLRLEYNSTAIGLPEIKEKVKSIGYDLLIEEENKSEKLEEIERLRFEILKRKLLIALIFSLPVFIISMFFHHTFQYQDIILLILSLPVILYSGSDFYTSAFRQARHGIFSMDSLVATGTGVAFLFSVFNTFFPAFLVSHKIQPEVYYESAVMIISFILIGRFLEDKAKRTASSAMHKLTGLQPKVVTIEREGEFFDLPYSMILPGDKVIVKPGDRIPVDGMVSEGESLVDESSITGEAMPVLKEKGQKVFSGTINSNGLLTVISEKSGNDTLLSNIIRLVDEAQSSKPPIQKLVDKITQVFVPGVFLIAAITFLSWMILGTLGQAVVTSISVLIIACPCALGLATPTALIAGIGRGASEGILIRNAAALETARKVNVILLDKTGTLTQGKPVVNNIIWQIAPSKLEWNALYALESKSNHPLAVAIYSYISNIASFSPDFIDEITGFSEEAGRGVSCTIKNQIWRAGNKKWIEKECNLILKDNSQEDGKTSVYFTKGEEWLAEIVLSDEIRSNAPEMIRALKKNGIETIMVSGDSDSTARAIASEVGIDKVYSQILPDQKGQLVKDLQAQGKIVAMVGDGINDAYALAQADLGIAMGSGSDIALESASFILLKSDLELVLKSLTLSNALLRVIQQNLFWAFIYNLIMIPLAAGLLYSFTGHLLNPMIAGAAMALSSVSVVTNSLRLRTMALVK, from the coding sequence GTGACAGATGTAACCAAAATATCAGTTCCCGTTTTAGGGCTTGCTTGCGCAGCATGCGCAGGTAGTGTACAATCGTTATTGGAGTCTACTGAAGGAGTGGTATCCGCATCCGTCAATTATGGGAATAAAACTCTCAGACTGGAATACAATTCTACTGCCATTGGTTTACCTGAAATCAAAGAGAAAGTAAAATCAATAGGATACGACTTACTGATAGAAGAAGAAAACAAGTCAGAAAAACTCGAAGAAATAGAGCGACTGCGATTTGAAATTTTAAAGAGAAAATTATTGATTGCTTTAATTTTCAGTTTGCCTGTTTTTATTATTTCCATGTTTTTCCATCACACTTTCCAATATCAGGATATTATTCTTTTAATCCTTTCATTGCCTGTTATACTCTATTCCGGATCCGATTTCTATACATCCGCGTTCAGACAAGCCAGGCATGGGATTTTCAGTATGGATTCCCTGGTTGCAACCGGAACAGGGGTTGCTTTTTTGTTTAGTGTATTCAACACTTTTTTCCCGGCTTTCCTGGTATCACACAAAATCCAACCAGAGGTATATTATGAATCCGCTGTGATGATCATTTCTTTCATCCTGATTGGAAGGTTTCTTGAGGATAAAGCCAAAAGAACAGCCTCTTCAGCTATGCATAAACTCACCGGACTCCAACCGAAAGTGGTAACTATCGAACGTGAGGGTGAATTTTTTGATCTTCCGTATTCAATGATTCTTCCAGGTGATAAAGTAATTGTGAAACCGGGAGATAGGATCCCTGTAGATGGAATGGTTTCTGAAGGAGAATCCCTGGTAGATGAGAGTAGTATCACCGGAGAAGCGATGCCAGTGCTTAAAGAAAAAGGACAAAAGGTCTTTTCAGGCACCATCAACAGCAATGGCTTACTCACTGTTATATCTGAAAAATCGGGTAATGATACCTTGCTCTCCAATATAATTCGCCTGGTGGATGAGGCACAATCCTCGAAACCACCCATTCAAAAACTGGTTGATAAAATCACACAAGTATTTGTGCCGGGTGTATTCCTGATTGCAGCGATAACTTTCCTAAGCTGGATGATATTGGGAACCCTGGGGCAGGCAGTAGTTACTTCAATTAGTGTTCTCATCATTGCATGTCCATGCGCTTTGGGATTGGCCACACCTACAGCACTCATTGCCGGAATTGGCAGAGGTGCTTCAGAGGGAATACTGATCAGGAATGCTGCAGCCCTCGAAACAGCCAGAAAAGTAAATGTGATTCTTTTGGATAAAACAGGAACTCTTACGCAAGGAAAACCAGTGGTGAATAATATTATCTGGCAAATTGCTCCTTCAAAACTGGAATGGAATGCATTATATGCCCTGGAATCAAAATCGAACCACCCTTTGGCAGTGGCGATTTACTCCTATATTAGTAACATTGCATCTTTCAGTCCAGACTTCATTGACGAAATTACAGGTTTTAGTGAAGAAGCAGGCAGAGGGGTAAGTTGTACTATCAAGAATCAAATATGGCGGGCAGGCAATAAAAAATGGATAGAAAAGGAGTGTAATTTAATACTGAAAGATAATTCACAGGAGGATGGGAAAACCTCAGTATACTTTACAAAAGGTGAAGAATGGCTCGCAGAGATAGTCCTTTCAGATGAAATCAGGTCAAATGCTCCTGAAATGATCAGAGCTCTCAAAAAAAATGGCATTGAAACAATAATGGTGAGTGGCGACTCTGATTCCACAGCCAGGGCAATTGCATCTGAAGTGGGGATAGACAAAGTATATTCACAAATTCTGCCTGATCAAAAAGGGCAACTTGTTAAAGATTTGCAAGCTCAGGGTAAAATAGTTGCAATGGTTGGTGATGGAATCAATGATGCTTATGCTCTTGCTCAGGCCGACCTGGGAATAGCCATGGGAAGTGGTTCCGATATTGCTCTGGAGAGTGCTTCTTTTATATTATTGAAATCGGACCTGGAACTGGTATTGAAATCATTGACTTTATCTAATGCCCTATTAAGGGTTATCCAGCAGAATCTGTTCTGGGCATTTATTTACAACCTCATTATGATTCCTCTGGCTGCCGGATTATTATACTCCTTCACAGGTCACCTGCTAAATCCAATGATTGCAGGAGCCGCCATGGCCCTGAGTTCCGTCTCAGTTGTTACCAATAGCCTGAGATTGAGAACGATGGCACTTGTTAAATAA
- the tviB gene encoding Vi polysaccharide biosynthesis UDP-N-acetylglucosamine C-6 dehydrogenase TviB has product MQNMSDIKIAIIGLGYVGLPLAVEFGKKLPVVGFDINVKRIKELESGVDHTLETSSDDLKSAKHLVYTHNLEDLRQCNYFIVTVPTPIDRFKRPDLTPLIKASETVGKVLKKNDIVIYESTVYPGATEEECVPVLEKFSGLKFNTDFYCGYSPERINPGDKVHTLIKIKKVTSGSTPEVAKKVDDLYKSIIIAGTHIASSIKVAEAAKVIENSQRDINIAFVNELALIFNKLGIDTHEVLQAAGTKWNFLPFTPGLVGGHCIGVDPYYLTHKAQEVGYNPEIILAGRRLNDNMGIYAANRTIKLMIQKGHTIAGSRILVLGITFKENCPDIRNSRVIDVINELQDFACQVDVFDPWANADEVKHEYGVDMIPSLDNVQPYDAIVFAVSHNEFREMSFDKFKKPNTVFFDIKGVVEKGMVDGRL; this is encoded by the coding sequence GGCAAAAAACTTCCCGTTGTTGGATTTGATATTAATGTAAAACGAATAAAGGAATTGGAAAGTGGTGTAGATCACACCCTTGAAACCTCTTCTGATGACCTGAAATCAGCCAAACACCTGGTTTATACCCATAACCTCGAAGATTTGCGTCAATGCAATTACTTTATTGTTACCGTTCCTACTCCTATCGACAGGTTTAAAAGGCCTGACCTTACACCACTTATAAAAGCTTCAGAAACAGTTGGTAAAGTACTGAAAAAGAATGATATAGTAATCTATGAATCCACAGTCTATCCAGGTGCAACAGAAGAAGAATGTGTCCCTGTCCTGGAAAAATTCAGCGGACTAAAATTTAATACTGATTTCTATTGCGGTTATTCTCCTGAAAGAATCAACCCGGGAGATAAGGTTCACACCCTGATAAAAATCAAGAAAGTTACTTCAGGTTCTACACCAGAAGTAGCTAAGAAAGTAGATGACCTTTATAAATCCATCATTATTGCAGGAACCCATATCGCATCAAGCATTAAAGTAGCAGAAGCTGCAAAAGTTATTGAAAACTCTCAAAGAGATATCAATATCGCTTTTGTCAATGAACTGGCACTGATATTCAATAAACTTGGAATCGACACTCATGAAGTCCTGCAGGCTGCAGGCACTAAATGGAACTTCCTTCCGTTTACCCCGGGCCTGGTTGGTGGCCATTGCATAGGAGTTGACCCTTATTACCTCACTCATAAAGCACAGGAAGTCGGGTATAATCCTGAAATTATCCTGGCCGGACGTCGCCTCAACGATAATATGGGAATCTATGCTGCCAACAGGACAATTAAACTTATGATCCAGAAAGGGCATACTATCGCCGGAAGCAGAATCCTGGTATTAGGGATTACGTTTAAGGAAAACTGCCCGGATATTCGCAATTCCAGGGTTATTGATGTCATCAATGAACTTCAGGACTTCGCATGCCAGGTAGATGTATTTGATCCCTGGGCTAATGCCGATGAAGTTAAACACGAATATGGTGTTGATATGATCCCCTCACTTGACAATGTCCAGCCTTATGATGCCATTGTTTTTGCTGTTTCTCATAATGAATTCAGGGAAATGTCATTCGATAAATTTAAGAAACCCAACACTGTTTTCTTCGACATAAAAGGAGTCGTAGAAAAGGGCATGGTTGATGGCCGGCTCTAA
- a CDS encoding cation transporter, with product MSHQHIHDHHSSEKNLKTALWLNALFAVIEVVGGIMTNSIAVLSDALHDAGDTIAIGIAWYFQRVSRKKRDLNYSFGYRRFSVLGALINSLVLLSGSCIILVQAIPRIFAPQEVEETGMLLLAIMGIIVNGIAMFKVKKGQSRNEQVISLHLLEDVLGWVAVLLVSILLHFVHLPILDPILSVAVTLFILYRLFGSLRKTFRILLQGTPSSSQGKEISEKLMKNIPEITGIHDLHVWSMDGSYHVASLHIEVTTEMNLSDTETLKNKVREELMNLSIEHATLEIELKGQDCRLQSC from the coding sequence ATGTCTCATCAACATATACATGATCATCATTCTTCCGAGAAGAATCTGAAGACAGCGCTTTGGCTCAATGCACTATTTGCCGTTATAGAAGTGGTTGGTGGCATTATGACTAATAGCATTGCTGTACTTTCAGATGCCTTGCATGATGCCGGAGATACAATAGCCATTGGAATTGCCTGGTATTTTCAAAGGGTGTCAAGGAAGAAACGTGATTTAAATTACTCATTTGGTTACAGGCGCTTCTCTGTCCTGGGAGCTCTGATAAACTCACTGGTATTGTTATCAGGATCGTGCATTATACTGGTGCAAGCGATTCCCAGAATATTTGCGCCACAGGAAGTTGAGGAGACCGGAATGCTGTTACTGGCAATAATGGGCATCATCGTCAATGGAATTGCCATGTTCAAGGTAAAGAAAGGCCAGAGCCGGAACGAACAGGTTATATCCCTGCACTTACTGGAAGATGTGTTAGGTTGGGTCGCCGTTCTGCTGGTCTCAATCTTATTGCATTTTGTCCATCTCCCTATCCTGGATCCCATTTTATCAGTGGCAGTTACCCTGTTTATACTGTACAGATTATTTGGCAGTTTGAGGAAAACATTCCGAATCCTGCTCCAGGGAACCCCAAGTTCAAGCCAGGGAAAAGAAATATCAGAGAAGCTAATGAAGAACATTCCCGAAATAACCGGGATACATGACCTGCATGTATGGTCCATGGATGGTTCCTATCATGTAGCTTCCTTACATATCGAAGTAACCACTGAAATGAACTTATCTGATACAGAAACGCTTAAAAATAAGGTCAGGGAGGAATTAATGAATCTTTCTATTGAACATGCCACACTCGAAATTGAATTAAAAGGGCAGGATTGCAGGTTGCAGAGTTGTTGA
- a CDS encoding class I SAM-dependent methyltransferase, with protein sequence MKLLTPLYWKDYELIDSGNFRKLERFGKYCLARPEPQAIWNQSLSETEWDKMSNAEFRIEKNDPEKGKWILKKGMPEQWWIRYSHAGLDINMRLGLTSFRHIGVFPEQAENWDYIYDFLKTNQKQQSKVLNLFAYTGGASLAARASGADVYHVDSVKPVITWARENMEGSNLSDIRWIVEDALKFVKREVRRGSKYQGIILDPPAYGRGADGEKWILDEQINEMVMHCSNLLEEDNSFLILNMYSIGFSAIVADNLVNSYFKLFRDKEIGELFLIDSFQKRLPLGTFVRFML encoded by the coding sequence ATGAAACTTTTAACTCCATTATATTGGAAAGACTATGAGTTAATTGACTCAGGTAATTTCAGGAAACTTGAACGGTTTGGCAAGTACTGCCTGGCAAGGCCTGAGCCACAGGCCATCTGGAACCAGTCGCTAAGTGAAACCGAATGGGATAAAATGTCAAATGCTGAATTCAGAATTGAAAAAAACGACCCTGAAAAAGGAAAATGGATTCTGAAGAAAGGGATGCCTGAACAATGGTGGATACGTTACTCTCATGCAGGACTGGATATTAATATGAGACTGGGATTAACTTCATTCCGGCATATTGGTGTTTTTCCAGAACAGGCTGAAAACTGGGATTACATCTATGATTTCCTGAAAACCAATCAGAAACAACAGTCTAAAGTCCTGAATCTGTTTGCCTACACCGGAGGAGCCTCCCTGGCTGCACGTGCTTCAGGGGCTGATGTTTACCATGTGGATTCAGTGAAGCCCGTTATTACCTGGGCTCGGGAAAACATGGAAGGCAGTAATTTATCCGACATTCGATGGATAGTGGAAGACGCTCTGAAATTTGTAAAAAGGGAGGTAAGAAGAGGCAGCAAGTACCAGGGAATCATACTTGATCCGCCAGCTTATGGACGAGGTGCAGATGGAGAAAAATGGATCCTTGATGAACAGATCAACGAAATGGTAATGCATTGCAGTAATTTGCTGGAAGAAGATAATAGTTTCCTCATCCTGAACATGTATTCCATAGGCTTTTCTGCCATTGTCGCCGATAACCTGGTAAACTCTTATTTCAAACTTTTCAGGGACAAGGAAATCGGGGAGTTATTTTTAATAGATTCTTTTCAAAAACGACTTCCCCTGGGGACTTTTGTTCGTTTCATGTTGTAA
- a CDS encoding superoxide dismutase, producing the protein MPFELPKLPYAPDALEPFISAKTIEFHYGKHHQTYVTKLNGMIPGTQFEEAKLEDIVCQATGGIFNNGAQVWNHTFFWESFSARRDTAPQGDLLALIERDFGSFDEFKAKFADAAINLFGSGWAWFTMKPDNSLAIVQTGNAGNPMREGQVPLLTCDVWEHAYYLDYQNRRPDYLNAFWSLVDWDIVASRLP; encoded by the coding sequence ATGCCTTTTGAACTTCCAAAACTACCATATGCCCCGGATGCATTGGAGCCATTTATTAGCGCCAAGACGATTGAATTTCATTATGGTAAGCATCATCAAACTTATGTGACCAAACTTAATGGAATGATTCCAGGCACTCAGTTTGAAGAAGCTAAACTTGAAGATATAGTTTGCCAGGCCACCGGCGGTATTTTTAATAATGGAGCTCAGGTCTGGAATCATACATTTTTCTGGGAAAGCTTCTCAGCCAGGAGAGATACTGCACCGCAGGGAGATTTATTAGCCCTCATTGAACGGGACTTTGGTTCTTTTGACGAATTCAAAGCAAAGTTTGCGGATGCAGCCATTAACCTTTTTGGTTCAGGATGGGCTTGGTTTACCATGAAACCTGATAATTCCCTCGCAATTGTTCAAACAGGTAATGCAGGCAATCCAATGCGTGAAGGCCAGGTGCCATTACTTACCTGTGATGTTTGGGAACATGCCTATTACCTCGATTATCAAAACCGCAGGCCGGATTACCTCAATGCATTCTGGAGCCTTGTAGATTGGGACATCGTAGCTTCCCGTCTGCCTTAA